Part of the Robbsia sp. KACC 23696 genome, CCGGTGTTGGTGCGATACGCCCAGGCGCTTGCCACCCCGCCGGGAAACAGGGCAACGGTGCTCGATGCATTCGCCTGAACAGGCGGCACGCCCGCGGCAATCAAGGCTGGCAGACTGACGAAGGAGCCACCCCCGGCGAGCGCATTCATTGCACCTGCCAGAAAGCCCGCACCGGAGACAAGAAGAAATGGGTTCATAAGCAGGATGCTAGCCGCCGCGGCAGGGCGTCACAATCTGGCAATCCCCATGCTAGACTTCGGAAAAACCGAAGGCAGAACACGTCGGCAGGAGGCAGTGGACAGCATGCGATTCGATTTGACCGACCTGCGACTGTTCCTCTCGGTAGTCGATACAGGGAGCCTGACACGCGGTGCGCAGGAACAGCATCTTTCGCTCGCCGCCGTAAGCGAAAGAATCGCCGGCATGGAGGCCGCGCTGGGGACGCCGCTGCTAAGCCGCAACCGGCGCGGAGTCAGCCCGACGGCCGCTGGCGAGGCGCTGGTCCGACACGCGCGGGCGATTCTCGGGCAGATCGAGCACATGCGCGGAGAGCTGCGCGCCTATGCGACCGGCTTGAAGGGACGTATCACCTTCCTGGCCAATAGCGCCGCCTTGGCCGGGCACTTGCCGCAGCACTTCACGCGTTTCCTTCTGGCTTATCCCGATTTGTCGATCGATCTCGACGAGCGACCCAGTCCGGATATCGTCAAAACGCTTGCCGAAGGGCGAGCGGATCTGGGCATCGTCGCCGATTTTGCCGATCTGACCGCCGTTCAAACGCGTCTGCTCATGCAGGATCAACTTGCGGTGATTGCGCACCGATCGCATCCGATAGTCAATGGTGCCCCGCTGGCTTTCGCCGACATTCTCAAGGAGGCGTTTATCGGTCTATCCGACGCGGCCTTGGAGAAGCATCTGGCAGAACGTGCTTCACGAAGGGGGCGCACGTTGGACTATCGCATCAGACTGCGGAGCGTCGAGGACCTGGCGGATATGGTCGAAGCCGGCGTGGGTGTGGCTGTCGTCTCGATGGCATCGATACAGCGATTGAATCGTTCGGGATTGGCCGTGTCGCCCCTTGCGGATGGTTGGGCGACGCGACGTCTGCATCTCTGCGCACGTGATTTCGACGCGCTGACCGCGCATGCGGCGCTGCTTGCACAGTTGCTGATACGGTCGAATTAACGCGGTAATCGCTGCTGTAGACGATGGCGACCGAATCGCGCCCGATTGGGACGCGGGAAGGGGACGACCGGGCTTCGGCCGTCCAGGTATGACTCGTGGAATTACGCGTACGACGCGTTTTAGAGCGTGGCAACGGGGTGATCCCCGCGCCGCACCTCGCCATTGCGGCGAGGGTCAGTCACCCAGAAATTCCGGCTCGATCTGGATGTTCTTCTCGCCCGCTGCCTTCTTTTCCCAGTAGCGCTTGACCCAGTTCTCGAAGGTCTTGCCCGCTGCCGTATCCTTGCCGGTGAAGGCAATGGTGCTCAGATCGGCGTAGGAAAT contains:
- a CDS encoding LysR substrate-binding domain-containing protein — its product is MRFDLTDLRLFLSVVDTGSLTRGAQEQHLSLAAVSERIAGMEAALGTPLLSRNRRGVSPTAAGEALVRHARAILGQIEHMRGELRAYATGLKGRITFLANSAALAGHLPQHFTRFLLAYPDLSIDLDERPSPDIVKTLAEGRADLGIVADFADLTAVQTRLLMQDQLAVIAHRSHPIVNGAPLAFADILKEAFIGLSDAALEKHLAERASRRGRTLDYRIRLRSVEDLADMVEAGVGVAVVSMASIQRLNRSGLAVSPLADGWATRRLHLCARDFDALTAHAALLAQLLIRSN